From bacterium:
AAAGAGAGAAAGGCTGTATTGGATTATCAGTCCAATCTTAACCACCTTGAAAAGTCGGGCAACATTGACAATACAATTAAAGTAAGGGCTACAAATCTAATTAACAGGATGGACTACTCTTACTATCATAATCTGAAGAAAATCGGCATTAAAGAATTGATGAAAAAAGGAATAAAATTTAGACTCCTAAAAGATTTTTTGATTTATTGCAAAACTGGAAAGACTCTTTATGGGGAAGAGAGAAAATTCTCCAAAAAGGGATTAAGATTTCTTCACGCAACGAATATTACGGATATTGGGATTAATTATAAAAGGGATGAGAAATTCATAGACCCCTTAAGCAGAATGAATTTCCCGGGTGCCTATGCTAATGTTGATGACATAGTTTTTGTAAGAGTAGGAGTTGGATGCGCAGGTAGGGTCGCAATTGTGAATAGCAAAGAGGATGAAGGAGTAGCAACAGATTATCTCCACATATT
This genomic window contains:
- a CDS encoding N-6 DNA methylase; amino-acid sequence: GFVIIVLPDGILSNPQYKYIRTFILQETEVRYIISLPRNIFEATSAKTSVLILQKERKAVLDYQSNLNHLEKSGNIDNTIKVRATNLINRMDYSYYHNLKKIGIKELMKKGIKFRLLKDFLIYCKTGKTLYGEERKFSKKGLRFLHATNITDIGINYKRDEKFIDPLSRMNFPGAYANVDDIVFVRVGVGCAGRVAIVNSKEDEGVATDYLHIFRVNGIDPHFLTIYLKTKYGKQSIELLKHGVGTVSINKSDISSIPIPVVSHNIQEGIKMRYKDILQQWSYSIDTTDDQENKVRNLIRDLEKILEDYGCEG